The sequence GTGCAGACCGCCCGCCTGCGCTTCTCCCCCGAGCGCGCCCGCTGGGTCGCCGCCGAACACTGGCACCCGAATCAAAGCGGCAGTTTTGACGCCGGCGGCTACTACCTGCTCGAAATACCTTACGCCGACCACCGCGAACTGCTGATGGACATCCTCAAGCATGGGCGGCATTGCGAGGTACTGGGGCCGGCACCGTTGCGGGCGGTGGTGGCGGAGGAGCTGCTGAAAATGAGCGAGCCCTATGACCGATGAAACATCGGCGGGATCACTCGGTGAGCCCGGTGGCGCGGACAATGCATCGCATCATCAGGACAAGAGCCCGACCATGATCGACATCCCTCTGGCCCATTTGCGCATCACACCGGACAACCGTCCGGAAGGCCATGCGCTCGACGACCATCTGACCAAGGTATCGGCCCTCGCCTGTGAATTCGCAAATCCATTCAAGGCGGCAGACTGGCTGGCATTCGCGGGCCTCTGGCACGATCTGGGCAAATACCGGCCGGGGTTTCAGCACTACATCCGGCAAGCGAACGATATCGATGCACACATCGAAGGCCGTGTTGCTGGCAAGGACAAAACGCATTCGGCCGCTGGCGCCCTGCATGCCCGGGAACATCTGACACGTACATATGGACCGGAAGGACAATTCGTCGCACACGTGCTTGCCTATCTGATCGCCGGACACCACGCCGGGCTCGACAACTGGCATGGCGGTCTGAACGAACGACTGGCAGGAGAGGATGCGCAGCGAGAGTGTCGCGATGCGCTCATGGCAGCACCGCCACAGATTCTCGCCCCGAAACTGCCGCTGCCAAGTCTGGCAACCGTACCGGCTGATCAAAAGGCAAGCACACCGGGCAGCTTCGCCCTATGGCTGCGCATGCAGTTCTCGTGCCTCGTCGATGCCGACTTTCTCGACACCGAAGCCTTCATGGATGGCGACCGGGCCAGCCGTCGCAACGGCTTTGCGCCACTGACCACCCTGCACGAGCGCTATGAAGCCTACATGGCAAGGCTTGTCGAGGCCGCCGACGACACCCCGGTCAACCGCCTGCGCGCCAACATCCTGCGTCAATGCCATAGCAAGGCGGATCACCCGTCCGGCGTGTTCACGCTGACCGTCCCCACCGGCGGCGGCAAGACGCTCGCCAGCCTCGGCTTCGCGCTCCGGCATGCCACTGCACACGACAAGCGGCGCATCATCTACGCCATTCCCTACACCTCCATCATCGAGCAGACGGCCGACATCTTTCGCGCGGTGCTCGGTGACGAGAACGTGATCGAACACCACAGCAACGCCGAACTCGACGAGCGCCAGGAGACTGCCCGCTCACGTCTCGCCTGCGAAAACTGGGACGCCCCCGTCATCGTCACTACCAATGTCCAGCTCTTCGAGAGCCTGTTCGCCCGACGCACCTCGCGCTGCCGCAAGCTGCACAGTCTGGCCGGCAGTGTCATCGTGCTCGACGAAGCGCAGTTGCTGCCGGTGGACTTCCTTCAGCCGGTGCTCGACGTGCTGCGCCTGCTGGTGCAGGACTATAGCGTCACACTGGTGCTGTGCACCGCCACCCAGCCGGCATTGACCCATACACAAGGCTTTGACGCACGCAAAGACCTGCGCGGCTTCGACCCCGGCGCAGTCACCGAAATCATCGAAGACGTACCCGCGCTCTACGACGCACTCAAGCGCGTCCACGTGCACCGTCCGACCGATCTCAACGCATGCGAAGACTGGCCCACCATCGCCGAGCGGATGGCCGGCCACCCCGCCGTGCTCACCATCGTCAACCGCCGCCAGGACGCGCGCGACCTGCACGCCTTGCTCAAGGCCCGCGCACCCGAAGGTCTCTTCCATCTCTCGGCACTGATGTGCCCGCAGCATCGCAGCGACACCATTGCCCGCATCAAGGCCGCGCTGACCGAACGACGCAAGGCGTTGGCACGCGGCGACGCCGCCGCGCCGGTGCGCGTGGTCAGCACCCAGTTGGTCGAAGCCGGGGTCGATCTCGATTTTCCCGTGGTCTTTCGTGCCATGGCCGGGCTGGACTCCATCGCCCAGGCTGCCGGGCGCTGCAACCGCGAAGGGCGACTGGCCGAAGGCGGTGAGGTACACGTGTTCGTGCCGCCCTCCGAGCCCCCACCCGGCCTGCTACGGCAAGCGCGCGACACCTGCAAGACCCTGTGGCAACACCACGAGGCCGCCGACCCACTCGGCCTGCCGCTGTTCGAACGCTTCTTCCGCCAACTGTATGCCGACGCTGGTCTCGACCGCAAAGGCATCTGCGAGATGCTGCGCGTTGATCGCGGCGCAGTGCGTTTTCGCGATGCAGCCGAGGCCTTCCGCCTGATCGACAACGAGGACGGCGGCACGGTAATCGTGAACTACCGGCAACCGGACGCAACGGAAAGCATCGACGCCCTCGTCGGCAAGATCGAACGCGACGGGCCAAATCGCGCCCTGCTACGCAAGCTGCAGCGCTACGGCGTCACCCTCTACCAGCGCGACATCCAGCGCCTGCTGGCCGGCGGAGACATCCGAGAACTTGGGGGCTGCCCCGGTCTTTATGTACAGGCGTCGGACGTGTTCTACGACGACATGCTCGGTGCGAATGCAGCGGGGGCGCCGGGGGATCCGGCGGCATTTGTGGCGTGACAGCGAGGCAGCGAGGCAGCGATCAAATGAACACCAAGGTCATCTACAAAATTACGTACCCGAACGGAAAGATCTATATCGGCCAGGACCTGACCGACAGCATCAACTATTTCGGGAGCGCAAACAGTAGTTTGATCGCACGCGACTTCACCCGCGAACAACGTCGTGATTTCGTTATTCGAAAGGAAATCATTTGGGAATCAGCCTCGGCCGATAGAGCGGAGGTAACCCGAACGGAGATCACATTCATTCAGCGCTTTCAATCGAACAATCCCGACATTGGCTACAACCAGTGGCCAAAGTTCAAACCGTCGCCAGCGGGCGCGCACCCCGCATCGAACCAGAAACCAAACCGATCTTGATAGAGGTATCCATGATTCGATTCTGCCTCGAAGTTTCAGGCGACTTCGCCTGCTTCACGCGCCCGGAGATGAAAGTCGAGCGCGTGTCCTACGACCTCATCACCCCCTCGGCGGCGCGGGCGGTGTTCGAGAGCATCTTGTGGAAGCCAGCGATCCGCTGGCATGTGCGACGCATTGAGGTGCTCAGGCCGGTGCGCTGGACCAGCGTGCGGCGTAACGAAGTCGGCGCTGTGGTCTCGACGCGCAACGTCACCACAGCCATGAACACCGGACGCGGGCAACTGGCGTTGTATATCGAGGACGAGCGCCAGCAGCGCGCCGGCCTGATCCTGCGCGACGTGGCCTACCGGTTGCATGCAGAACTTGAGTTCCTGTCGGAACGCGCCCCGCACGACAACGCCGCCAAATATGCCGAGATGTTCCGCCGACGGGCATCCAAGGGGCAATGCGTCAATCAGCCCTATCTCGGTTGCCGCGAATTCGCTGCGCGCTTTCGTCTGGTCGAAGCGGAAGACACCGATCCACCGCCGATCGCGGAGGTGGACGGCGATCTGGGCTGGATGCTCCATGACATGGATTATTCCAAGCCCACCGACCCGCGCCCGACCTTTTTCCGCGCCCATGTAAAGCACGGCGTGCTCGACCTCAACGGCATCGAGGTGCGGGGATGATTCTTCAAGCACTGCACGACTACTACCAGCGCAAGCAGCGCGATCCCGACCCCGCCCGCCGTCTGCCCCCCGATGGCTTCGAGGACAAGGAGATTCCTTTCATCATCGAACTCGACGCCGATGGCAGCTTGCTCGGCCTGAAGGACACGCGTCAACTCGAAGGCAAGAAGAAGGTGGCGGCGCGCTTCCTCGTGCCGCAGGGGGTGAAAAGAGCGTCGGGCGTCGCCGCCAATCTGCTATGGGATACCGCCGAGTATGTCGTGGGGATCGACACCAAGGGCAAGCCCGAGCGCATTGCCCAGCAGCGGGCGGCATTCCGCGAGCGGATCGAGGCCCTCCCCGCCCAGGACGATCCCGCCATTCGCGCCGTACTGGCCTTTCTCGGCCGCGACCCCGTTGCTGAACTCGCCTCGCAACCGGCCTGGCCCGAGGTGCTCGAAACCAATCCACTGATGAGCTTCCGCGTTGCGCCGGACACCGATCTGGTGTGCCAACGCCCCGAGGTGTTGGACGGAATCGGCAACGACGCGGCGCCGACCGACGCTAACGGCATCTGCCTTGTGACCGGCGGCAGCAGCGAACCCGAGCGCCTGCATAGCGCCATCAAGGGCGTGTGGGGAGCGCAAACGGCCGGCGCAAACATTGTGTCCTTCAACCTCGATGCCTTCAGGTCATTCGGCAAGGCGCAAGGCGCCAATGCGCCGGTCAGCCCGGCCGCGGCCTTCGCCTACACCACGGCACTCAACCACTTGCTCGCCAAAGGTTCGAAGCAGCGCATGCAAGTCGGCGACGCCTCGACCGTGTTCTGGGCAGAAAAGACCGATGCGGTCGAAGACATCTTCGCCGCCGTGTTTGGAGAAGGCGACGACCCCGATGCCCGTACCGGCGAGGTCCGCGCCCTGTATGAAGCCGTGCACAGCGGCAAGTTTGATGGGGCGCGGGGTGAGACGCGCTTTTTCGTCCTCGGACTGGCGCCCAACGCAGCGCGCATTGCGATCCGCTTCTGGCATGCGGCACCGTTAAGCGAGATCGCCCGTCGCATCACCACCTGGTTCGACGACCTGGCGATTGTGCGCGGGCCAAACGACCCCGAGTTTCCCAGCCTGTTCCGCCTGCTGACGGCCATTGCCGTGCAGCGCAAGGCCGACAACATCCCGCCCCGACTGGGCGGCGACATCATGCGCGCGATTCTCGAAGGGCTACCGTTTCCGCCCACGTGGCTCAATGCGGCCGTTCAGCGCTGTCGCGCCGAGCAGCAAGTCAACGCCCTGCGCGCTGCCGCCATCAAAGCCTGCCTCAATCGTCAGATCCGACAGACCGCCACCCAAACACCGACTTCCGAGAAGGAGTATCTACCCATGCTCGACCCAAGCAATCTCAACGCGGCCTACCGTCTCGGACGGCTCTTCGCCGTGCTCGAACGCATCCAGGAAGCCGCCAGCCCGGGGCTAAACGCAACGATCCGCGATCGCTATTACGGCGCCGCCTCCAGCACGCCGGTAGCCGTATTCACAACACTGCTGCGTTTGAAGAACGCCCATCTCAAAAAGCTACCGACGGGCCGGGTCGTCAACTTCGAGAAAACCATTGGCGAAATCATGGATGGCTTGTCCGATTTCCCGAAACACCTTGCGCTGCCCGATCAAGGCCGCTTCGCACTCGGCTATTACCACCAGCGACAGGCCTTCTTCACCAAATCCACCCCTGCCGAATCCACCGAAACCCTTGAGGAGACCCTCTGATGGCACTCGCCAACCGCTACGACTTCGTCCTCGTCTTTGACGTAAAAGATGGCAACCCAAACGGTGACCCGGACGCCGGCAACCTGCCGCGCCTGGACGCCGAATCCGGCCATGGTCTGGTCACCGACGTGTCGCTCAAGCGCAAGGTGCGCAACTTCGTCGGGCTGGTCAAAGCCGAAGAGCCACCGTTCGAGATCTATGTGAAGGAAAAGGCCGTGCTTAATCGCGCGCACGAACGCGCCTATGTCGCCGTTGGTGCCGAAGAGGAACTGAAGGGAGAAGACAAAAAGCGCAAAGGTAAGGGCGACACGGTGACCAAAGCGCGCGACTGGATGTGCGCAAACTTCTTCGACATACGCACTTTTGGCGCAGTCATGAGCCTTGGCGTCAACTGCGGTCAAGTTCGTGGCCCGGTGCAGCTCACCTTCGCCCGCTCGGTCGATCCCATCGTGGCGTTGGAGCACTCGATCACTCGCATGGCGGTCGCGACCGAGGCCGAAGCGGAAAAACAGGAAGGCGACAACCGCACCATGGGCCGAAAGCACACCGTGCCCTATGGCATCTACGTCGCCCACGGGTTCGTTTCGTCCTTCCTCGCCAAGCAAACCGGTTTTGACGACAACGACCTCGAACTGCTGTGGCAGTCGCTTGAACACATGTTCGAGCACGACCGCTCGGCCGCGCGCGGCGAGATGTCGACCCGCGGGCTGTATGTGTTCAAGCACGATTCCGAACTGGGTAACGCACACGCCCACGACCTGTTCGACCGCATCCGCATCGCGCGCAAGCCCGGTGCCGACGTACCGCGCAGTTTCGCCGACTACACCGTCAGCATTGACGACACGGCCCTGCCTGCTGGCGTGACGCTGACGCGCCGCATGGGCTGACGGGGCATCGCTTCAGTCTGCGGCAGGCGAACCGAATGGAGCGCCTGCCGCACAACGCATACAGGGCCTCAGTGATTGAACGATTCCAGCGGCTCACCGAGCAGACGCACATGCGGCGCAAGATCGGCAACGGCATCGTCGCGTCTCAGGCGCCGCACAAACTTGCCGTCTGCGGTGACCATCGGCACGCCGACATGTATCGCGGCTGCCAGATAAGTGCAATCGTAGGCGGGGTGCTTGAGCCGAACCGCCAGATCAAGCACCGTCTTCATCATGGGCGCGACCGGCAGCCACTGAATCGGCGCCGCGGCCAGGGCCGTAAGTGCGACATCCGATTCGGCCTCGTCCAGTTCCTGTTTCACTCGCTTGTGCCACAACACATTCAGGCATTCGGGCAGCAACAGTTCCGGCGCGAGAAGGCCATGGCCAAGCAGCGCCAAGGCGTCATCCGAATCGGACTCCGGAATGACCCACTTGATCGCGATGTTGGCATCGACAATGTATTTCACTTGGCGTCCTTATCGCGCGACTCCCGCAGCAGCACCTCGGAAGGCGTGTGCGAGCGCCCGGCCGACATCGCGCGGCTGATTGTCGCCAGCCGCTTGAATTCTGCCACGGGGTCGGTGTCGGGCCGTGTCAGCGCCTCCGACACGATGGCGCGCAGTTCGGCAGCCATTGATCGCCCGTGCTTTGCCGCGCGCTCGCGCAGGCGCTGCTTGAGATCGTCATCCAGATTCCTGAGCACCATGTCAGCCATGACGCACTCCTTTGATATCAACGCTATCAATGATAGCACCCCGAATGCGCGAGTCAATTCACATGGATGACATGCTCGACCCGATCCCCCTGTCCGCCCTGCAGCACTGGGCCTACTGCCCGCGCCAGTGGGCCTTGATTCACCTGGAACAGGTGTTCGAAGACAACCTCTACACCCAGCGCGGTCAGGCCGTGCACGCGCGGGCGGACCAACCCGGCGTGGAACTGCGCCCCGGTCTGCGCGTAGAACGCGCGCTGCCGGTGTGGAACGAACGGCTCGGGCTGATCGGCAAGGCCGATGTGGTCGAGTTCTTGCCGGACGGCACCGCCTACCCCGTCGAATACAAGCATGGCAGTCGCAACAAAAAGGCCGCAGTCGCCGCCTGCGACGACCTGCAGCTGGCTGCACAGGCCATGTGTCTGGAAGAGATGACGGACAAAACCGTACCGGAAGGCGCGCTGTTCTACGCCACGTCGAAGCGCCGCCGGGTCGTATCGATCACCCCCGCCCTGCGCGAACGCGTCGAATCAGCCAGCCGCGAGATCCGGCAGATGCTCGCCACCCGCCACACGCCACCGCCGGTCAATGACGACCGCTGCCACGCCTGTTCATTGCGCGACCTGTGCCAACCCGACGCCCTCACGCGGCTCGCCAGCACCACCCCTCATCTGTTCGACCCGGATGCCTGACCATGCAATTGCTCAATACGCTCTACGTCACAACACCCGACAGCTACCTGCACCTGGACAACGACACCCTGCGTGTCGAAGTCGACCACGACACCCGCCTGCGCGTCCCGCTGCACCACCTTGGCGCCATCGTCTGCCTTGGCAACATCCGGCTATCCACGCCTCTCATGCACCGTGTGGCCGACGCAGGCATATCGCTCGTCATGCTCGACGGCAACGGCCGCTTCAAGGCGCGGCTCGAAGGCCCGGTATCGGGCAACGTGCTGTTGCGCAGCGCCCAGTTTGAAAGAGCCCGTGAGGCAGACTTCACCCTCACCGTGGCGCGCAACTTCGTGGCCGGCAAAATCCGCAACAGCCGCCAGGTGCTGCTGCGTGGTGCACGCGAAGCCAAGGACGCCGCCGAGGCCAGCCAGATCGCCCGCACCGCCAAGGACCTTGCCGCCAGCCTGCGCGCACTGCCCACCGCAACCGATCTCGACACCTTGCGCGGCCTCGAAGGCGAAGCCGCGCGGCAATACTTCGGCGCGCTCAACCTGCTGCTGCGCAAGGACATGCGCGACACCTTCCAAATGAACGGCCGCAGCCGCCGCCCACCGCGCGACCGCTTCAACGCCGTGCTCTCCTTCCTCTACAGCATGCTCATGAATGACTGCCGCTCCGCCCTCGAAGCCGCCGGACTCGACCCGCAGGTCGGCTTTCTCCACGCCCTGCGCCCCGGCCGCGCGGCCCTCGCGCTCGACCTCATGGAAGAATTCCGCCACCTCGCCGACCGCCTCGCGCTCACCCTGATCAACCGGGGCCAGATCAACGCCGACGATTTCGAGCATCGCGAAGGCGGTGCCGTCATGCTAGAAGGCGATGCCCGCAAAACCGTCGTGGTCGCCTGGCAGGAGCGCAAGCAAGAGCAGATCACCCATACCCTGCTGGCCCAGCCCGTCGCCCTCGGCCTCATCCCCCTCGTCCAGGCCCGGCTGCTCGCCCGCACCCTGCGCGGCGAAATCACAGACTACCCACCGTATCTCACGAGGTAAGCCATGCTGGTCATCGCCTGCTACGACATCAACACAGAAACCCGCGCCGGCCGCCGCCGACTGCGTCGCGTCGCCAAAGTCTGCGAAGGCGTCGGCCAACGGGTCCAGAAATCCGTTTTCGAGTTCCAGATCGACCGGATGCAGTTCGAAGCGCTCGAGCAACGCTTGCTCTCCGAGGTCGATCTCGACGAAGACAACCTGCGCCTCTACCGACTGCCCGATAGTCGTGGCGCCGAAGTACGAGAACACGGCAGCTTCCGCGCCACCGACTTCGAAGGCCCGCTCGTCCTGTAAAATAGCCAACGCGCGGGCCCCAAGCGACGTGGAATAGGCCAAGGGGTTCGCGCAAGCTTCAAGGCTCTGAATCAACAGAACTTTTATGATTCGCTCATCCACGACACCGAGCTTCTCGACGCGGCAAGAACAGGTTCGCGCAATTCAGCGTCACAGCGCTGTCGAATCAATCGGTTGGAGATGAAGAGCTTCGCCCCTCGACAACGAGGGGCGTGGATTGAAACGACGAGGTGCTGTACAACACCCACATCATGGGTAAGGCTTCGCCCCTCGACAACGAGGGGCGTGGATTGAAACAGTTCTCGTCCCATCGTGTTCTCCAAAAAGCGTTCGCTTCGCCCCTCGACAACGAGGGGCGTGGATTGAAACTCGGACAACTCGTCGGATGAGAAGATCAGCCGATTCAGCTTCGCCCCTCGACAACGAGGGGCGTGGATTGAAACGCTCGGAGACATGTTGCGCCGTCTCGCCACGCGCGCTTCGCCCCTCGACAACGAGGGGCGTGGATTGAAACGACGTGAGTAACGGCGAATGAACGCCATTTGGTGCAGCTTCGCCCCTCGACAACGAGGGGCGTGGATTGAAACGAACCGATGTGATTAAACAGGAAAACGGCGTCAAGCTTCGCCCCTCGACAACGAGGGGCGTGGATTGAAACATGTAGTGACTTACTGGCTTCATGTCTTCTTCCTTGCTTCGCCCCTCGACAACGAGGGGCGTGGATTGAAACGTCACCTATGCGCAGGGCCTGCGCCTCCCATACGGGCTTCGCCCCTCGACAACGAGGGGCGTGGATTGAAACCCCAGTCGGCCTTGGCAACGGTGCCGCGGATCATCGCTTCGCCCCTCGACAACGAGGGGCGTGGATTGAAACTGGTTCAAGCTGGATCTGGAGAAGTACCACAAGGGCTTCGCCCCTCGACAACGAGGGGCGTGGATTGAAACACCGGCCAGTCGTCGTTGTTCCACAGGTGAAGCACCAGCTTCGCCCCTCGACAACGAGGGGCGTGGATTGAAACAAGCGCGGCGACGCGGCCCGCGCGGCGCTCAACCGCTTCGCCCCTCGACAACGAGGGGCGTGGATTGAAACGCCAGAAGCTGAATCTGCCCACCGAGAGCTGGCGGCTTCGCCCCTCGACAACGAGGGGCGTGGATTGAAACGAGCACGCCGAGCGCTCGGGCGAAGTGGTCGCCCTGCTTCGCCCCTCGACAACGAGGGGCGTGGATTGAAACCGCCTCGAATACAACGCATAAGGAGCGATGACAAAGCTTCGCCCCTCGACAACGAGGGGCGTGGATTGAAACTTCGAAGAAGGCGGCGGTGAGCGGCGGCGGGGTCCGCTTCGCCCCTCGACAACGAGGGGCGTGGATTGAAACCGGGATCGGAATATTCTGGCACTGACGGAGGAATGCTTCGCCCCTCGACAACGAGGGGCGTGGATTGAAACATCGTCCGGCGCATTTCAGGCGCCGAGCCGGAACTGCTTCGCCCCTCGACAACGAGGGGCGTGGATTGAAACTCTCGCACACCCCGGCAAGCATGGCCCTGTGTTTGTGCTTCGCCCCTCGACAACGAGGGGCGTGGATTGAAACCCGATCGAGAAACTGCGCGACGGCACCGACATGACGCTTCGCCCCTCGACAACGAGGGGCGTGGATTGAAACCGCACCGTCTGCACGTTAATACGTGGTGCCATCGGGGCTTCGCCCCTCGACAACGAGGGGCGTGGATTGAAACACATCTGCCGTCACATCAATCAGCCCCATGTCGCGCTTCGCCCCTCGACAACGAGGGGCGTGGATTGAAACATATTGCCCGGACACCACCATGATCAAACCGCGAGGCTTCGCCCCTCGACAACGAGGGGCGTGGATTGAAACGCGTCAAAGTAGGCCATGAGCGGGGCGCGGGCGGCGTGCTTCGCCCCTCGACAACGAGGGGCGTGGATTGAAACAGTCGGGCCTCGTAGTCGTCACCATAAAAGAGGGGCTTCGCCCCTCGACAACGAGGGGCATGGATTGAAACTCGCCTTGCTCGCCG comes from Denitromonas sp. and encodes:
- the cas3 gene encoding CRISPR-associated helicase Cas3'; translation: MIDIPLAHLRITPDNRPEGHALDDHLTKVSALACEFANPFKAADWLAFAGLWHDLGKYRPGFQHYIRQANDIDAHIEGRVAGKDKTHSAAGALHAREHLTRTYGPEGQFVAHVLAYLIAGHHAGLDNWHGGLNERLAGEDAQRECRDALMAAPPQILAPKLPLPSLATVPADQKASTPGSFALWLRMQFSCLVDADFLDTEAFMDGDRASRRNGFAPLTTLHERYEAYMARLVEAADDTPVNRLRANILRQCHSKADHPSGVFTLTVPTGGGKTLASLGFALRHATAHDKRRIIYAIPYTSIIEQTADIFRAVLGDENVIEHHSNAELDERQETARSRLACENWDAPVIVTTNVQLFESLFARRTSRCRKLHSLAGSVIVLDEAQLLPVDFLQPVLDVLRLLVQDYSVTLVLCTATQPALTHTQGFDARKDLRGFDPGAVTEIIEDVPALYDALKRVHVHRPTDLNACEDWPTIAERMAGHPAVLTIVNRRQDARDLHALLKARAPEGLFHLSALMCPQHRSDTIARIKAALTERRKALARGDAAAPVRVVSTQLVEAGVDLDFPVVFRAMAGLDSIAQAAGRCNREGRLAEGGEVHVFVPPSEPPPGLLRQARDTCKTLWQHHEAADPLGLPLFERFFRQLYADAGLDRKGICEMLRVDRGAVRFRDAAEAFRLIDNEDGGTVIVNYRQPDATESIDALVGKIERDGPNRALLRKLQRYGVTLYQRDIQRLLAGGDIRELGGCPGLYVQASDVFYDDMLGANAAGAPGDPAAFVA
- a CDS encoding GIY-YIG nuclease family protein, whose product is MNTKVIYKITYPNGKIYIGQDLTDSINYFGSANSSLIARDFTREQRRDFVIRKEIIWESASADRAEVTRTEITFIQRFQSNNPDIGYNQWPKFKPSPAGAHPASNQKPNRS
- the cas5c gene encoding type I-C CRISPR-associated protein Cas5c; protein product: MAKVQTVASGRAPRIEPETKPILIEVSMIRFCLEVSGDFACFTRPEMKVERVSYDLITPSAARAVFESILWKPAIRWHVRRIEVLRPVRWTSVRRNEVGAVVSTRNVTTAMNTGRGQLALYIEDERQQRAGLILRDVAYRLHAELEFLSERAPHDNAAKYAEMFRRRASKGQCVNQPYLGCREFAARFRLVEAEDTDPPPIAEVDGDLGWMLHDMDYSKPTDPRPTFFRAHVKHGVLDLNGIEVRG
- the cas8c gene encoding type I-C CRISPR-associated protein Cas8c/Csd1, with translation MILQALHDYYQRKQRDPDPARRLPPDGFEDKEIPFIIELDADGSLLGLKDTRQLEGKKKVAARFLVPQGVKRASGVAANLLWDTAEYVVGIDTKGKPERIAQQRAAFRERIEALPAQDDPAIRAVLAFLGRDPVAELASQPAWPEVLETNPLMSFRVAPDTDLVCQRPEVLDGIGNDAAPTDANGICLVTGGSSEPERLHSAIKGVWGAQTAGANIVSFNLDAFRSFGKAQGANAPVSPAAAFAYTTALNHLLAKGSKQRMQVGDASTVFWAEKTDAVEDIFAAVFGEGDDPDARTGEVRALYEAVHSGKFDGARGETRFFVLGLAPNAARIAIRFWHAAPLSEIARRITTWFDDLAIVRGPNDPEFPSLFRLLTAIAVQRKADNIPPRLGGDIMRAILEGLPFPPTWLNAAVQRCRAEQQVNALRAAAIKACLNRQIRQTATQTPTSEKEYLPMLDPSNLNAAYRLGRLFAVLERIQEAASPGLNATIRDRYYGAASSTPVAVFTTLLRLKNAHLKKLPTGRVVNFEKTIGEIMDGLSDFPKHLALPDQGRFALGYYHQRQAFFTKSTPAESTETLEETL
- the cas7c gene encoding type I-C CRISPR-associated protein Cas7/Csd2: MMALANRYDFVLVFDVKDGNPNGDPDAGNLPRLDAESGHGLVTDVSLKRKVRNFVGLVKAEEPPFEIYVKEKAVLNRAHERAYVAVGAEEELKGEDKKRKGKGDTVTKARDWMCANFFDIRTFGAVMSLGVNCGQVRGPVQLTFARSVDPIVALEHSITRMAVATEAEAEKQEGDNRTMGRKHTVPYGIYVAHGFVSSFLAKQTGFDDNDLELLWQSLEHMFEHDRSAARGEMSTRGLYVFKHDSELGNAHAHDLFDRIRIARKPGADVPRSFADYTVSIDDTALPAGVTLTRRMG
- a CDS encoding type II toxin-antitoxin system VapC family toxin, with amino-acid sequence MKYIVDANIAIKWVIPESDSDDALALLGHGLLAPELLLPECLNVLWHKRVKQELDEAESDVALTALAAAPIQWLPVAPMMKTVLDLAVRLKHPAYDCTYLAAAIHVGVPMVTADGKFVRRLRRDDAVADLAPHVRLLGEPLESFNH
- a CDS encoding FitA-like ribbon-helix-helix domain-containing protein, translated to MADMVLRNLDDDLKQRLRERAAKHGRSMAAELRAIVSEALTRPDTDPVAEFKRLATISRAMSAGRSHTPSEVLLRESRDKDAK
- the cas4 gene encoding CRISPR-associated protein Cas4, whose product is MRESIHMDDMLDPIPLSALQHWAYCPRQWALIHLEQVFEDNLYTQRGQAVHARADQPGVELRPGLRVERALPVWNERLGLIGKADVVEFLPDGTAYPVEYKHGSRNKKAAVAACDDLQLAAQAMCLEEMTDKTVPEGALFYATSKRRRVVSITPALRERVESASREIRQMLATRHTPPPVNDDRCHACSLRDLCQPDALTRLASTTPHLFDPDA
- the cas1c gene encoding type I-C CRISPR-associated endonuclease Cas1c, coding for MQLLNTLYVTTPDSYLHLDNDTLRVEVDHDTRLRVPLHHLGAIVCLGNIRLSTPLMHRVADAGISLVMLDGNGRFKARLEGPVSGNVLLRSAQFERAREADFTLTVARNFVAGKIRNSRQVLLRGAREAKDAAEASQIARTAKDLAASLRALPTATDLDTLRGLEGEAARQYFGALNLLLRKDMRDTFQMNGRSRRPPRDRFNAVLSFLYSMLMNDCRSALEAAGLDPQVGFLHALRPGRAALALDLMEEFRHLADRLALTLINRGQINADDFEHREGGAVMLEGDARKTVVVAWQERKQEQITHTLLAQPVALGLIPLVQARLLARTLRGEITDYPPYLTR
- the cas2 gene encoding CRISPR-associated endonuclease Cas2; its protein translation is MLVIACYDINTETRAGRRRLRRVAKVCEGVGQRVQKSVFEFQIDRMQFEALEQRLLSEVDLDEDNLRLYRLPDSRGAEVREHGSFRATDFEGPLVL